The Piliocolobus tephrosceles isolate RC106 chromosome 10, ASM277652v3, whole genome shotgun sequence nucleotide sequence GACACAGAACAATAATGGAACTAACTGTGGGTTTTTCTCTCTCCAACAACAGGCCCGTTGATAGCAGAGTCACAAGGGGTGCATGTAAGCAACGACAGCAAAGGCAGAAACCAAGCTCCCTCCTGCCCACCAGGGCCCTCGCCCCCTGGCCCCCACTATTCTCCACACCCTGGTTGTCAGGCACCGGCTCCTCTGCACCCCCTGGGGAAGCTGTCCCTTGTCCATATTTTCAGTCAGGAACCACTGCTGTGTGCTCATGGCTGCTGCTAACCGGCACTATTCTGGGGGTAGCAATTACTACAACTCcaacagtaactttttttttttgagacagagttttggtcttgtcacctaggctggagtgcagcggtgcaatcttggctcacagcaacctccaccttccagtttcaagcaattctcctgcctcagcctcccaagtagctgggattacaggcgccgggcaccatgcccggctaatttttgtattatttttgcagagacagggtttcaccatgttggccaggctagtctcgaactcctgtccttatgatccacctgcctcagcctcccaaagtgctgagattacaggcatgagccgccgcacccagccaacagtaactctgtgtttaatgTGTTTCCCCTCTGGACAGGGCTGTCTATCTCAGTAAACCAGACACCTAGCACTGTGACCACATAGCTGTGAACACACGAGTCTCTTTCCACAAATGTGAACCTCCTGGCCCTCCCACGGAGTGCCGGGCAGACTTGATGGGGGCCCCGACTCACCAGACAGGTTGATCTCGGTTAAGGAGTCTCGGGTGGTGGTGCCAACAGCGGTGAGCAGGTTGATGGACTGGTCGGTGACGTGGTTACAGTAACTGAGGTGGAGCTTGGAGAGCAGGGGCATGTGGCGGATGATGAGCCGCAGGGAGGCATCTGTGATGTCCAGGCCTGCCAGGCGCAGCTCCACGATGTTCCGGAGCTTGCTCCGATTGTCCATCTGACCTGGTGGGGCGGGAAGGAGGGGGCAACCCGTCAATCTGACCGGGGAGGCCTGGTCACGCTGACATGACACTCTAAAAAGGCCCACCAGCCAGAAAGAACACTCAGATCTCATTTAGTTACAAACTGCTTCCACCCAAAATCAGAATTCCAACAGTTAAAAATCAGACTCCACATCAAAACTTAGATTTCCAGATTCTCTTGAAAAACTAAAAGACTAGAAACACTGAGCCCACATTCCACCCAGTAGTCATCAGCCAACCAGTGCAGAGGCCACGCAGCACCTCCAATCCCCGTGACTTGGCAAGAAGCACAGACCTAGGCAGTCCAGTCCAGCCCAGGGGGAGGCGCCATGCTGGAAGTCCTTGCACAACCACACTGATCCTGATGGCCGTGGAGACTTGAAACCAACAAGGGGCAAGTCAACAGGAAAGCAGTGAAATGCACGCCGAGCCCCATGAGGAAGTCAACAGGAAAGCAGTGAGACGCACACGGAGTCCCATGAGCGAGTCAACAGGAAAGCAGTGAGACGCACATGGAGTCCCATGAGCGAGTCTCGCATGTGCACAGGagcccctgcctcctcccagaTCCCCTCTGTGCCTGAAGCAAACTGAGAACACGGCAGCAGAGACTCATCCCTATGTCCTCTGGGGAAGGGCTGGGGCCTGAGAACAATGGAGGACATGCTGAGGTCTGAGGGTAAAAGCGGATCCAACAGCCTAGCTCAGTCGCCCCACCCCCACAGAAACCCCCAGCCTGGCAACTCACCTGGCCTGTTGTCCGTGGGCGGGGACAGGAGATCCCGCATCTGGGCATCCTTTAGTCCCTCCACCCACTGGACATCCAGGGTTCGGAGCAGCGGACAACTGGAGCTGCAAAGGGCCGAGACCGCGATCCATGAGCAGCCTGACAGCACCAAGTCCCGGAGCCCTGGAGGGGGACACAGAAAAGGGTGAAGGTCAGGGGATGcgccccccagcccccactgcaGCAGACACACCCCGGGCCACTGGTCCAGGGCTCACCAGGCAGCCGGTTGATGAGCCAGCTCAGCTGCTTCTTGGAGATATTGGTCCAGCTGAGGTCGAGGGAGACAGGCTGTCGCCGGATGATGCCACTCAGCATCAGGGGTGTGATAGACTTGCAGTGGTTCAGGTCAATGCGGGTCCACAACCGCTTATCGCAGCACCTGGGGACCGGCCGGGTGGGGACACATCGTCAGAGGTGGGGCTCCCCGGGAGCCCATGCACAGCTCTAACTCTCCCCACCTACCAACCTCTGGGAGGCTCCTTAACTCGGCGCTCTGGACCCTTCTCTGTGTAGTACCTGTCCCGCCCCGACGCAGGCACCTGCCATCTGCTCTGACAGCCATGGCCTCCACTCTCCAtcaattatgtatgtatgtatgcatgtatgtattgagacggagtctcgctctgttcccagACTGgtgtgtagtggtgcaatctctgctcaccacaacctttgtctcccgggttcaagcgattctcctgcctcagcctcccgagtagccaggattacaggtgtgcaccaccacacccggctaatttttgtatttttagtagaaatggggtttcaccatgttggccaggctggtcttgaaatcctgacttcaagtgatccgcccgtaaagtgctgggattacaggcatgagccactgcgccaggcctccCGCAAGTATTTACCATGGGCTTTAAAACGCCCTCTACCGGCCGTTCTTCCAAACAACCCCATGAAGCAGGCGTCATGCCTGTTCATCCAAGAGGGTAAGGCAGAGCTAAGGCCAGAAAGCTGGTAAATATCGGCTGGCCTGAAGTTGCAACTGGCAACCTTGCTGGAAACCTGGACTAACTCTCCGAAGCCAAGGACTTCATGTGGTTCTCACTTTACCCTCCAGGAAGCTAAACCAGGGAGTAAACCAGGTCACCACCTCTGACAAGACCAGAGGGGCCACTGTAGCCAGCTGGAACGCTTTGCGGAGCACAATGAAGCCATACTGGGGCTTGGAAGGAAAGAGCATCACCAGCGACTCCACACACACAGGTCATCCCTGGTGCCGCCTGAGCTTTAACCTAGAGCCCTACACAGGCGGCCGCTCACCAGCGGTTCCAGGTCCTGCAGACCCGCATGCAGACACACAGGTCTTGGTGGCTGAGGTAGCTGAAGACGGCCATCCACACCTCCCTGTGCATGACGTGGGCTGCCCCATCGTCCAGGGGTAGCGAGTCAGGCGGGGGGCTGATGGGGGGTGGCCGGATCACATGGCGCCCCATCTGGATACACTTGGGCGGGGACACGGAAGGTGGGGGCCGGGAGATGACACGGGGCGGGCTGCGCAGGCCGGGTCCCAGCTGGTGCCGCAGCTCCCGAGGGGTGCCGTTGAGCCCCTTGCTGAAGCGGTGGGGACGCTCGCAGACGCCTGGGGGCCGCTTGGGTTCCTCGCCCTCGCTCTCAGGCTCCGACTTGATGGGCTGCTGGTTctcgttggccaggctgctctccgtCCTCTGGATCTCGTGGTTGAGCTCCTTGCTCAGCTCCCTGCTCAGCTCCTTGTTGGGAAGCCGCCGCTTCCGGCGCATCTTcaccttcttcttctcctccggGCCCTCGGTCCCCTCGGTGCTGGGTCCTGCGGTGGGAGAGCTGGAGCGGGAGTGGTCGCTCTCCCTGGTCTTTGGGGGTGCCTCGGGCAGATCGTCCTCGGGTTCCTGCTTGAAGCGCCGGAGGGGCTTGTTGGCCAGCGCCATGCGGTCCTCAGCGTTCTTCCAGGACCGACGCTGAGGGCGAGAGCGGAGAGCGTCAGCCTGTAGGGCTCAGGGCTGCGCCCACCCAAGGCCTCCCGCCCCCCTGCCACGGGACTGTGGCCCAGGGAGCTGCTGTGCAGCTCTAACCGCCCTGGCCTGGGGCACAGAGGGGGAGGGAAGATGGTACCTTTTTCCTGAAAAGCTTATCTTCTTTGCCAGGTTTGAGCTGTCACGAAAAAGAAAGGACGCAGAGCTTGCTCCCCGGGCTCGTGGGATTTGGTCCCCTCGACACCCCACCCCACCACGAGTCCACAGTCTCTAgaggaggggctggagggaggcctTCCCCACAAATGCCATCTCCACATCTGACCGACAGACGGGCAAGCCCTGCCTGCGGCTTtcaaggatgaagctggaagtagGAGTACGGTTGAACTGTTTCCACCCAACTGACCTCCCACCCCCCAGACCCGGAGATGTGCAGCCGCCATTCAAATAAGCCTCGGCTCTGGGAGCCAGTTCTGGAGCACAGCCCTGTGGGAATCCCCGGCCCAGCCGGAATGGCTAGAGCTGGGAGAGACTCCTGGCGCCACCTTGTGGCTGGTGACAGCATGGCCCGTGGGTGGAGCAGGGCCACCAGGCTCCTCAGAGGTTCCCTGGACTCACAGCTTCCATCCCAACCAACAGAGGCTCTAGTCACAGACAGCTTCCCAGGCGCGAAGCCAGAACCACGAGCCAGAGATCTGGGGCCGACCTGGGAAGCCTCAGGAGAGGTAGCAGTGGGGTGGAGGACcagcggggtggggtgggggacagccCGGGACTCGCCAGTCCCCAGGGCCTCAGGAGGGCGTGCGTCGTGGGAGCACCTGCTGCTGGAAGTAAGTGAGACTGGATCTCCACCAGGGGCTGAGGCTGCTGCCTAGAGGGGGCCTCGGCGAGAGGTGAGAGGAGGAACCGGGGGACGTTTGAAGCGATGAGGCCTAAAGGGGGGGTGGGAAGAGGAGTGACTCGCTGgttttcccctcctttctttgGGGCAGGGCTCTCAGGACTTAGGTGACCTGCTCAGGGCAGCAAGAGGCTGGGATTATCCCAAGCTCTACTCGCTGCCCACCCCCTGCCCCGTCTTTCCAACCCAGCACCTAGGACCAGCCAGACCACCCCCTTTGTCTCTCAGCCCCTCCTGGTCCGTACCCGCTTGCGTCCAGTCAGCTCCTGGGGCTTCTCGTATTTCCGCTTCTTCCTCAGGTGCGCGTCATCAGACTTTCTGCGCAGGAGGCCGTCCGGCGGCACCTTCTTGGGGTGCTCGTCCGACCTGCGCCGGGGCGCCTCCTCACATTCGCTCCTCCGCTTGGCAGGTTCCTGCCCTTCCTTGTTGTCCCGGTTCATCTTCTGCTCCTTGAGCAGGGAGCCGGGCAGGTTGGAGGCGTACTTAAAGCCAGGGCCACGCTTTTGCTTGTAGgccaaaaagagagaaggaacagaCCAACTGTATACCTTTGGActtgcccttcctcctccccaggcccACGGCACCCCACCTGCCTGACACTCCTGGGACAGGCTGGTCCCAGCCAGGCCCAGGCCCGCCCCACTCCCGACTGACCCTGGGACTTGGAGCCCGGCACTCACTTTCCCGGTCTTGCCGGCGTGGTTACACTTCGGACactcccagcagtttggaagctcGTCGTTGACCACACCCTCTGACTCCTTAATCTGCGGGGAACACCAGGACTCAGAAGAGAGACGAGTGGAGAAGAGGGCCCACGGGCACAAGGCTCTGTGAGGCCATGTCTTCCAGAAGCAGCAGCACCCCCTCCCCAGTGTCACGTCTATCCTGTTTCCAGCCAAAAGAAAACACAGCCGCAGAGGCTGGCAGAGACGTGCAACTGTGGCTCCAGGCCAGGGTTCAGAGGCGGAGCCCTTTTGCTTCTCtgggaccctgggcaagtcactctgTCTCTGTGGGCTGGTGCCCTCAGCCATAAAAGTTAGTGTGCCCATCTCACTGAGGGTAAAGCCACCAGCTCAGCGCCTGGCATGCAGAAAGGACTTTGCAGAGGACTCTACTGGATGCTGAAGGAAGGAGTGGGGTGTGGGGCCTTGTTCTCCCAGAAGCCTGGAGCCACCTGGAGGCTCTCCGTCTGGCCCAGCTACAAACAAGCAGCCTGTGTTTGCCATCCGCTGAGACTCTGGGAACCCTCTCTAGTTCTGATGTCCTGGGACGTGGGGGTCTGTTTATTCCTTTGATGACAGTGGGTCTCCAAGGTACTCCAGGCCCTCCTTGCCCTGGGAGTATCCCCTTGACACACAGGATCACCCAGACTCGGGGTTCTCCAGGAGTTCACCGCACGAGCTGCATCCCACCACCTCACCAGCATCTCCAGCAACCCTACCTGCCCCACAGCGTCAGCATCACCTGTCCCCACTGAGCCGCTCACCTTAAGGCATCCGGGGTGGATGATTTCGTTGCAGATGGAGCACTCCATGAGCATGAGGTTAAACTtgccttcctcctcttccaccGTGTCTTCCTTCCCCGCCTCGCCACACACAAGGCACACGGCGGTGTGGGGCAGCACTGGCTGAGGAGCCAGGGAGAATAAGACAAGTCATCAGAGGTGGGGAGCATGGACCCCCAGGGGGGCAAGGTCAAGGGCAATGAGCTGCTCCCCTCCGACCTGCCAGGAGACCCCAGGAAAGTAGCCCAGGCACATCCACTAACTCATTCACTGAAATAGTATCAGGCTACTGCCTCCGCATGCCAGATACTAGTCTTAATTGCTGGGGATACAGCAAGGAATAAGACAGCTCAATATCTCTGCCATCcagagcttacattttagtggagGGAGGCAGACAAAATGAAGAACAGAGCATGTTAGAGACAGAGACATGGGGAAAAATCAGAGGGCCGGAGTGAGGGGCAGAAGGGGGGCTGATTTTAAATAtggaggtcagggaaggcctcacatTCATAAAAGCCCCAAAGGAGCGGGGGCGTGAACCCAGCCCAGATCCATGCAGATGAGATGAGGCTGCATCTCACCAGTGGGTATTCAAGGCACAGACCATGGACTGCGGGCTCCCAAGACCTTTACAGAGAGGCTAGGAGATCAGAACTGTCTTCAGAATAACCGATGTTATTTGCCTTTTGCACAGTATTGCTATTTGCACTGGTGGGTGAAACTGCTGGCCCCTCAGCACCAGTCAAGGCAAGGCCCCCAGCTGCACCAGCAGCCATGAGGTGACTCACGGCCATACACTTATTAAAAAGATCACCAGTTTCATCTAAGAATATCTCtgatgaaacaataaaaattactttatgaAAACCTTgccctggccgggcgtggtggctcaagcctgtaatcccagcactttgggaggccgagacgggcggatcacgaggtcaggagatcaagaccatcctggctaacacggtgaaaccccgtctctactaaaaaatacaaaaaaaaaaaaaaaaaaaatagccgggcgaggtggcaggcgcctgtagtcccagctactcgggaggctgaggcaggagaatggcgtaaacctaggaggcggagcttgcagtgagctgagatctggccactgcactccagcctgggcgacagagcgagactccgtctcaaaaaaagaaaaccttgccCTAGAGTACACATCCTTTTCGGATACTTTGTgacaataaaaatatgtgtaaagtgcCTCGGCACACAGGTGATGCGTACCAAAGGAAAGGCACTCATGACTGAGCTGGGAGCCGAAATGGCCACTTTCTCCATAGATTATTTTTACTTGAAGGAATGACTGATAGAAAGCCCCTGGACATTGCTGTATTTCTGTGAAGATCAAAGAAGTGAGACTgtcatttctagaaaaataactgACCGcatttgttgcaaatgacaaaattcaAGTTTCTGAATGACAATTAGACTTCTGGAAAACTTACATGAACCACCATAACCTGCACAGCTTCCCAATACTGAGGACGTTTCCGATGAGATCAGTGATCATATTAACAAATgtgatttctaaaataatattatgtGCCAATATTTGGAAAATCCGCCTAACTCAGGGAGCCAGTATTTTCCAGATGACCAATACATGGTGTTACAACATCACGCCTGAGGAAATGAGCTACTCAAAGGGCAAGACAGGCTGATGACTTTCAATGTAACAGTGTGAACAGCTCATTGATACAGTTTCAGACTCCACATTGCAactaacctttaaaaaaaactctgCTGAGTTCTAGTTGAGTATCAGAGTATCCACAGTTATCcaaaaggctattaaaatactcCTCCCTTTTCCAACTAGTATGTATCTGTGTGAGGCCGAATTTTCCTCATACTCCCTCCAAAACAACGTATCACAATAGACAAAACACAGAAGCAGATATGAAAAttccaggtctttttttttttttgagacagaatcttgctctgtcacccaggctggagtgcggtggcacagtcttgactgattgcaacctctgcctcctgggttcaagccattctcctgcctcagtctccccagtagcacaggcgcccgccaccacacccagctacatttttgtatttttagtagagacagggggtttcaccatgttggccaggctggtctcgaactcctgatctcgtgatccacctgcctcagcctcccaaagtgctaggatcacaggtgtgaaccaccatgcccggcaattcCAAGCCCTTTCTAATGAACCAGACATAAAAgagatttacaaaaatataaaacaatgccatttttcttttgtttttggaaaatgtaattatttctcataaaaatatgtttcttttttcttacttatttttgagacagtatcttgctttgtcgcccagtctggagtgcagtaacgtgatctcggctcactgtaacctccgtctgcctcctgggttcaggcgattcttccacctcagcctcccaagtagctgggactacaggcatgctgggtaatttttgtatttttagtagaagatggggtttcaccatgttggccaggctggtctcaaactcctcacctcaagtgatccacctcagcctcccaaagtgctgggattgcatgcttgagccaccatgcccagccaaaatatgttatttctatTAACACATCATgggctttcttgatttttttttttttttttttttttagacagagtctggctcagtcgcccaggctggagtgcaatgtgcaatctcggctcactgcaagctccgcctcccgggttcacgccattctcctgcctcagcctcccaagtaggtgggactacaagcgctcgccgccacgcccggctaatttttttgcatttttagtagagacggggtttcaccgtgttagccaggatggtctcgatctcttaacctcatgacccgcccgtctcagcctcccaaagtgctgggattacaggcttgagccaccgcgcccggcgatattttaagataaatttaaaatctaaaaaaactTTCTTGGCCAGGACTGGtagcacatgcctctaatcccagcactttggtaggccaaggcaggcagacggcctgagtccaggagtttgaggctagcctgggcaatgtggcaaaaccctgtctttacaaaaaatacaaaaatcagctgggcatagtgaatgcctgcagtcccagctactcgggaggctgaggtgggaggattgttcgagcccaggaggtagaggctgcagtgagccacgagtgtgccactgcactccagcatgggtgagagcgagactctgtctcaaaaaaaaaatcagttttaattttttttttttttttagctaaagTCCTCTCACACCAAACTCagtttaaactaatttttaatacagtcaatattaataaatatacagCCTGCATAAAAGAAACACTCTTTAGGGTCCTCATAATTTTTAAGAGCATGAAGGGTTCCTGAGACCCTGACGTGTGAAAACTTGGTGCACCTGGCTGTCAGTCCCCTGAGGCCAGGGCGGGTCTGCTCATCCCACCCGGTGCACACGAAGCCAACCTTTATTACGCTGCTCAGAGGAGCTTCAAGCAGGCTGGGAATATACACGCCACTGGTAAGTGAAAAAGACTTGATTAAATGGCGCAAATGTCTGAATTCTAATAAACAGGACACAGAAGGCAAGGCAGTCATCGTTCCTTCCACAAATACCAAACACACATCTGCCATGGTCTGAAACAAGGTCTTGGGGGACGCAGGAGTGAGGGAGATGGCTGCTCCCCGTGAGCTATTTgggaagaaaaagacattagTCGCTGAAATccaaagaaaacatggaaaagtCATATTCAAGAGTTCTCAGAAGCAGCAGAGGCTGATTTCTAGAGGACTCGGGACAGGGTGGAGAGAAGCCAAGTGGGCAAGGCTGCAGGGCCTCAAGGTGAATGAGGACAGAGCAGCCTGTGCAGAGCAGGCCGGGCCAAAGGGGACGGCTGGAGACCAGACTGCAGTGGGGAGCAGAGGGTGAAGCACGGCCCACATGGCAAGAAGAGGGTctgtggtggggtggggcagaTGGCAGAACTGGCTCTGAGCCAGGTGGCAGGATGGGAGGTGGCGCAAGAGGCAAATCTCCTACAGGGGCTGGCGGGGGGCTTGGGGCTCATGTCAGAGGGCAGACTGCACGACACCAGCAGGGACACCAGCAGGGACATGGTGGAGAGGGGAGGAAGCTACGGAGGCAGCCCCAGCGACGGAGCAAAGGGAGGGGACAGAAGAGGAAGACAGGTGGGGCTGCGTATGTCATAGGGGGGTAATGCGGGAGAAGTGCCCTGGCAGAGCAGAAGGGCTGGGAGAAGAGTAAGAAGGACACCAAGGGTCAGGCCAAGCCTGCATCTGCCATCAGTTCCAGAAGCTATGTCAAGCTGAAGAGAGTAGGAGACGTAAAAAAATGGGGTTTCCTTCAAACAGCATGCACTGTGCCAGGAGCCAGAGCAGCAAAGATAAGGGGGCACCCGAGACAAGTTTCCTATAACCGGGCCCAGCACatggtggggtgggtgggagaaAAAGTAATgccaaagagaaaaagacagtcGTAGGTTCATTGCTGGCACACATTTGAGTTTTAGGTGACACCGTTCTAAAAACCAACAGTAGCTACAGACAAGCTCTTTTAACTTCTATAGGATCCAATGGGTCACAtggaccctgtctccaaaaaatgcACATccatgcatgcacacagacaaaaatgcatttaatttcaGGATGGCTCACAAATTCCCCAAAATCCATGGAAATATCCTGGGGTGCGAGTACCACTTAAAAGCACAAGCAGTGAAACTGAACTTCTGCAGCAAAGTAAAGAATCAACAGaggaaaaggcaacctacaggatgggagaaaatccTTGCAAACCAGAGACCTGataagggttaatatccaaaacatatTTAGAACTCCTctaaaccaacaacaaaaaaccccaaaagaaaactgatttaggccaggtgcagtggctcacacctgtaatcccagaattttgggaggccaaggcggggggcaggggcggggtggtgatcaactgaggtcaggggtttgagaccagcctggtcaacagagtgaaaccctgcctctaccaaaaacacaaaaattagttgagtgtggtggtacgtgcctgtaaccccagctacctgggaggctgaggcaggataattgcttgaacccgggaggcagaggttgcagtgagctgagaactgcgtcatcgcactctagcctgggcaaaagagtgagactctgtctcaaaaaaagaaaagaaaaccagtttAAAAACGGTCTAAGGActcagacatttctccaaagaagacagacaaacaGCCAATAAGCACTTGAAAgatgaaagatgctcaacatcactaggcattagggaaaagtaaataaaaactacaCTGAGATGTCACCTCATACACATTAGGACggctactaaaaacaaacaaacaaaaagcccataACATAACAGATGTTGATGGGGATGCAGAGAAACAGGAACCttcgccgggcgcagtggctcacgcctgtaatcccagcactttgggaggccgaggtgggcggctcacaaggtcaggaga carries:
- the KDM2B gene encoding lysine-specific demethylase 2B isoform X2 produces the protein MWVYTTGKQQGRDLNLRPARPFQRLEVLTVRIVREAGSMESRGLLASGSSKDLGRESGIISVCLVTLPTDAPRKPSIDGFSSDSWLEMEEEACDQQPQEEEEKDEEGEGRDRAPKPPTDGSASPTSMPSEDQEALGKKPKAPALRFLKRTLSDESEESVKSATLPVDYPKTPTGSPATEVSTKWTHLTEFELKGLKALVEKLESLPENKKCVPEGIEDPQALLEGVKNVLKEHADDDPSLAITGVPVVTWPKKTPKNRAVGRPKGKLGPASAVKLAANRTTAGARRRRTRCRKCEACLRTECGECHFCKDMKKFGGPGRMKQSCIMRQCIAPVLPHTAVCLVCGEAGKEDTVEEEEGKFNLMLMECSICNEIIHPGCLKIKESEGVVNDELPNCWECPKCNHAGKTGKQKRGPGFKYASNLPGSLLKEQKMNRDNKEGQEPAKRRSECEEAPRRRSDEHPKKVPPDGLLRRKSDDAHLRKKRKYEKPQELTGRKRASSLQTSPGSSSHLSPRPPLGSSLSPWWRSSLTYFQQQLKPGKEDKLFRKKRRSWKNAEDRMALANKPLRRFKQEPEDDLPEAPPKTRESDHSRSSSPTAGPSTEGTEGPEEKKKVKMRRKRRLPNKELSRELSKELNHEIQRTESSLANENQQPIKSEPESEGEEPKRPPGVCERPHRFSKGLNGTPRELRHQLGPGLRSPPRVISRPPPSVSPPKCIQMGRHVIRPPPISPPPDSLPLDDGAAHVMHREVWMAVFSYLSHQDLCVCMRVCRTWNRWCCDKRLWTRIDLNHCKSITPLMLSGIIRRQPVSLDLSWTNISKKQLSWLINRLPGLRDLVLSGCSWIAVSALCSSSCPLLRTLDVQWVEGLKDAQMRDLLSPPTDNRPGQMDNRSKLRNIVELRLAGLDITDASLRLIIRHMPLLSKLHLSYCNHVTDQSINLLTAVGTTTRDSLTEINLSDCNKVTDQCLSFFKRCGNICHIDLRYCKQVTKEGCEQFIAEMSVSVQFGQVEEKLLQKLS
- the KDM2B gene encoding lysine-specific demethylase 2B isoform X7 → MAMSVSAEDDDYESEPDQNRAVGRPKGKLGPASAVKLAANRTTAGARRRRTRCRKCEACLRTECGECHFCKDMKKFGGPGRMKQSCIMRQCIAPVLPHTAVCLVCGEAGKEDTVEEEEGKFNLMLMECSICNEIIHPGCLKIKESEGVVNDELPNCWECPKCNHAGKTGKQKRGPGFKYASNLPGSLLKEQKMNRDNKEGQEPAKRRSECEEAPRRRSDEHPKKVPPDGLLRRKSDDAHLRKKRKYEKPQELTGRKRASSLQTSPGSSSHLSPRPPLGSSLSPWWRSSLTYFQQQLKPGKEDKLFRKKRRSWKNAEDRMALANKPLRRFKQEPEDDLPEAPPKTRESDHSRSSSPTAGPSTEGTEGPEEKKKVKMRRKRRLPNKELSRELSKELNHEIQRTESSLANENQQPIKSEPESEGEEPKRPPGVCERPHRFSKGLNGTPRELRHQLGPGLRSPPRVISRPPPSVSPPKCIQMGRHVIRPPPISPPPDSLPLDDGAAHVMHREVWMAVFSYLSHQDLCVCMRVCRTWNRWCCDKRLWTRIDLNHCKSITPLMLSGIIRRQPVSLDLSWTNISKKQLSWLINRLPGLRDLVLSGCSWIAVSALCSSSCPLLRTLDVQWVEGLKDAQMRDLLSPPTDNRPGQMDNRSKLRNIVELRLAGLDITDASLRLIIRHMPLLSKLHLSYCNHVTDQSINLLTAVGTTTRDSLTEINLSDCNKVTDQCLSFFKRCGNICHIDLRYCKQVTKEGCEQFIAEMSVSVQFGQVEEKLLQKLS
- the KDM2B gene encoding lysine-specific demethylase 2B isoform X5, with translation MAMSVSAEDDDYESEPDQNRAVGRPKGKLGPASAVKLAANRTTAGARRRRTRCRKCEACLRTECGECHFCKDMKKFGGPGRMKQSCIMRQCIAPVLPHTAVCLVCGEAGKEDTVEEEEGKFNLMLMECSICNEIIHPGCLKIKESEGVVNDELPNCWECPKCNHAGKTGKAYKQKRGPGFKYASNLPGSLLKEQKMNRDNKEGQEPAKRRSECEEAPRRRSDEHPKKVPPDGLLRRKSDDAHLRKKRKYEKPQELTGRKRASSLQTSPGSSSHLSPRPPLGSSLSPWWRSSLTYFQQQLKPGKEDKLFRKKRRSWKNAEDRMALANKPLRRFKQEPEDDLPEAPPKTRESDHSRSSSPTAGPSTEGTEGPEEKKKVKMRRKRRLPNKELSRELSKELNHEIQRTESSLANENQQPIKSEPESEGEEPKRPPGVCERPHRFSKGLNGTPRELRHQLGPGLRSPPRVISRPPPSVSPPKCIQMGRHVIRPPPISPPPDSLPLDDGAAHVMHREVWMAVFSYLSHQDLCVCMRVCRTWNRWCCDKRLWTRIDLNHCKSITPLMLSGIIRRQPVSLDLSWTNISKKQLSWLINRLPGLRDLVLSGCSWIAVSALCSSSCPLLRTLDVQWVEGLKDAQMRDLLSPPTDNRPGQMDNRSKLRNIVELRLAGLDITDASLRLIIRHMPLLSKLHLSYCNHVTDQSINLLTAVGTTTRDSLTEINLSDCNKVTDQCLSFFKRCGNICHIDLRYCKQVTKEGCEQFIAEMSVSVQFGQVEEKLLQKLS
- the KDM2B gene encoding lysine-specific demethylase 2B isoform X6; amino-acid sequence: MRVGVKDQGCSRRPSGYENRAVGRPKGKLGPASAVKLAANRTTAGARRRRTRCRKCEACLRTECGECHFCKDMKKFGGPGRMKQSCIMRQCIAPVLPHTAVCLVCGEAGKEDTVEEEEGKFNLMLMECSICNEIIHPGCLKIKESEGVVNDELPNCWECPKCNHAGKTGKAYKQKRGPGFKYASNLPGSLLKEQKMNRDNKEGQEPAKRRSECEEAPRRRSDEHPKKVPPDGLLRRKSDDAHLRKKRKYEKPQELTGRKRASSLQTSPGSSSHLSPRPPLGSSLSPWWRSSLTYFQQQLKPGKEDKLFRKKRRSWKNAEDRMALANKPLRRFKQEPEDDLPEAPPKTRESDHSRSSSPTAGPSTEGTEGPEEKKKVKMRRKRRLPNKELSRELSKELNHEIQRTESSLANENQQPIKSEPESEGEEPKRPPGVCERPHRFSKGLNGTPRELRHQLGPGLRSPPRVISRPPPSVSPPKCIQMGRHVIRPPPISPPPDSLPLDDGAAHVMHREVWMAVFSYLSHQDLCVCMRVCRTWNRWCCDKRLWTRIDLNHCKSITPLMLSGIIRRQPVSLDLSWTNISKKQLSWLINRLPGLRDLVLSGCSWIAVSALCSSSCPLLRTLDVQWVEGLKDAQMRDLLSPPTDNRPGQMDNRSKLRNIVELRLAGLDITDASLRLIIRHMPLLSKLHLSYCNHVTDQSINLLTAVGTTTRDSLTEINLSDCNKVTDQCLSFFKRCGNICHIDLRYCKQVTKEGCEQFIAEMSVSVQFGQVEEKLLQKLS